The Nomia melanderi isolate GNS246 chromosome 7, iyNomMela1, whole genome shotgun sequence genome includes a window with the following:
- the LOC143174144 gene encoding glutaminyl-peptide cyclotransferase yields the protein MLRGIQSTTNLRERLTMYNMFLKIFLLFIGPFVVNSNTVTRTLFRNEKYYHRPITLSRSQIHKLADLSNVTHMNEVLDNICVVRIVGTPEHLGVKNYIKNSMQDLGWKIESDTFEDHTPTFGTLQFENIIAKLNPNARRYLALACHYDSKYTRERNFVGATDSAVPCAQLINLANVMKDHLNSVKNNDVSLMFIFFDGEEAFKEWGPKDSIYGARHLAKIWNSNYTAYENGENISELDKLDLLVLLDLIGAPDPTFYNYFTNTEKWYSLLMTIENKLAGFKRFESYTYGKPAQKYFQPYSMEAEIDDDHIPFLQRDTPILHMIPYPFPSFWHKPGDNRDNIDLSTTENINKILRIFVASYLHIPVG from the exons ATGCTTCGTGGTATTCAGTCGACCACGAATCTGCGAGAACGCTTGACCATGTACaacatgtttttaaaaatttttctgcTTTTCATTGGACCGTTTGTAGTTAATTCGAACACTGTTACACGAACGTTATTCCGGAATGAGAAG TACTACCACAGACCAATTACATTATCAAGAAGTCAGATACATAAGTTGGCGGATCTGTCAAATGTCACGCATATGAATGAGGTTTTAGATAACATATGCGTTGTGAGAATTGTCGGCACTCCTGAACACTTAGGAGTAAAGAAT TACATTAAAAACTCAATGCAAGATCTTGGTTGGAAGATAGAGTCTGATACATTTGAAGATCATACACCAACATTTGGTACATtgcaatttgaaaatattattgctaAATTAAATCCTAATGCACGAAGGTACTTAGCATTAGCTTGCCATTATGACTCAAAATACACAAGGGAAAGAAACTTTGTTGGCGCTACAGATAGTGCTGTGCCATGTGCTCAGTTGATCAATCTAGCCAATGTTATGAAGGATCATTTAAATTCTGTGAAAAAT AATGATGTTAGCTTAATGTTCATATTCTTTGACGGTGAAGAAGCATTTAAAGAATGGGGGCCAAAGGATTCGATTTACGGTGCAAGACATTTAGCAAAAATTTGGAATAGCAATTATACTGCTtatgaaaatggagaaaatatttcTGAACTAGACAAGTTG GATTTGTTAGTTCTTTTGGATTTAATAGGTGCACCAGACccaacattttataattatttcactaATACAGAGAAATGGTATTCCTTATTAATGacaattgaaaataagttaGCTGGCTTCAAAAGGTTTGAATCATACACTTATGGAAAGCCTGCTCAAAAATATTTCCAACCTTATTCAATGGAGGCCGAAATTGATGATGACCATATTCCATTTTTACAAAGAG aCACTCCTATATTGCACATGATACCATATCCATTCCCATCGTTTTGGCATAAACCAGGTGATAATCGCGATAACATAGATTTAAGTACTAcagagaatattaataaaattctacgAATTTTTGTGGCATCCTATTTACACATTCCTGTTGgataa